A region of Streptomyces sp. WMMC500 DNA encodes the following proteins:
- a CDS encoding RNA polymerase sigma factor, whose amino-acid sequence MQGEYAEDAALSGAVHAAQRGDEAAFRIVFRTVHPRLLGYVRSLVGDGDAEDVTSEAWLQIARDLGSFTGDADRFRGWAARIARNRALDHVRMRSRRPVAGGDESQLADRPADSDTAEEAIEALGTGRTMAFIARLPRDYAEVVVLRVIMGLDAKRTAEVLGKSPGAVRTAAHRGLKQLTALIEQPQEEGDVPPGEGQQPGGVTQSAARTLKEM is encoded by the coding sequence GTGCAGGGGGAATACGCGGAAGACGCCGCGCTGTCCGGCGCGGTGCACGCTGCCCAGCGCGGTGACGAGGCAGCGTTCCGCATCGTGTTCCGGACGGTGCACCCTCGCCTGCTCGGATACGTGCGCAGCCTCGTCGGCGACGGCGACGCCGAGGACGTGACCTCCGAGGCGTGGCTGCAGATCGCCCGCGACCTCGGTTCGTTCACCGGGGACGCCGACCGCTTCCGCGGCTGGGCGGCCCGCATAGCGCGCAACCGCGCGCTCGACCACGTGCGGATGCGCTCGCGCAGGCCCGTCGCCGGCGGCGACGAGAGCCAGCTCGCCGACCGGCCCGCGGACTCGGACACCGCGGAGGAGGCGATCGAGGCGCTCGGCACGGGCCGCACGATGGCCTTCATCGCGCGGCTTCCCCGCGATTACGCCGAAGTCGTGGTGCTGCGCGTGATCATGGGACTGGACGCCAAGCGCACCGCCGAGGTTCTGGGTAAGAGCCCGGGCGCGGTGCGTACGGCGGCGCACCGCGGCCTCAAGCAGTTGACCGCGCTGATCGAGCAGCCGCAGGAAGAGGGGGACGTTCCGCCCGGGGAAGGGCAGCAGCCTGGCGGTGTGACGCAATCAGCCGCGCGGACGCTTAAGGAAATGTGA
- a CDS encoding sigma-70 family RNA polymerase sigma factor, whose product MPQAEHEAHKVGEHDSPAAAGAAPGDKGADQDLQPLVHRAQNGDEAAFTALYRRLQPVLLAYLRGVVGDDAEDVAADAWLVIARDLGRFRGDGSSFRGWTVTVARRRALDLLRRERRRPQGVLLDEGIHNLPAERAAEEHALESLGTRQVLGLISTLPRDQAEAVLLRTVAGMRATDAGAVLGKRPGAVRTAAHRGLRQLAELVTSASWRERSLELAAPAAAEGRGPAAGAEEQAKLGLGA is encoded by the coding sequence GTGCCGCAGGCCGAACACGAGGCTCACAAGGTGGGGGAACACGACAGCCCGGCTGCCGCAGGTGCGGCGCCGGGAGACAAAGGTGCGGACCAGGACCTGCAACCTCTGGTCCACCGGGCGCAGAACGGCGACGAGGCCGCGTTCACGGCGCTGTACCGGCGGCTGCAGCCGGTGCTGCTGGCGTATCTGCGCGGCGTGGTCGGCGACGACGCCGAGGACGTGGCGGCCGACGCCTGGCTGGTGATCGCGCGCGACCTGGGCCGGTTCCGCGGCGACGGCTCGTCGTTCCGCGGCTGGACGGTCACGGTCGCCCGGCGCCGCGCGCTCGACCTGCTGCGCCGCGAACGCCGCCGCCCGCAGGGCGTGCTGCTCGACGAGGGCATCCACAACCTGCCCGCGGAGCGCGCGGCCGAGGAACACGCGCTGGAGTCCCTGGGCACCCGGCAGGTCCTCGGGCTCATCTCCACGCTGCCGCGCGACCAGGCGGAGGCGGTGCTGCTGCGCACGGTGGCGGGGATGCGCGCCACCGACGCCGGGGCGGTGCTGGGCAAGCGGCCGGGCGCGGTGCGTACCGCCGCCCACCGCGGGCTGCGGCAGCTCGCCGAGCTGGTGACGTCGGCGTCCTGGCGGGAGCGGAGCCTGGAGCTCGCGGCCCCCGCGGCGGCCGAGGGCCGCGGACCGGCGGCGGGCGCGGAGGAGCAGGCGAAGCTGGGCCTGGGCGCGTGA
- a CDS encoding peptidoglycan-binding protein translates to MRVAVALAAAGAALAAGCSASADAAGGGGGSASPSSTAPTRSEQPESSATPEAEPTEKKPETKPAEKPKAEASASKTPTEEPTPEGPEVLMAVGDESEQVRELQARLRAEGVFGQSPTAYYGPITADAVSAFQEDRGLPRTGETDVVTWERLLARTDEPTHDELYPPTSQAMEKPDPRCTEGRVLCVSKRSDSLRWMKDGEVLAAMDVRFGSQYTPTREGVFEVFLKSRHHVSTLYDTPMPYAMFFSGGQAVHYSADFAATGYAGASHGCVNVRDEAKIAKLFGEVRVGDKVVVYG, encoded by the coding sequence TGCGGACGCCGCCGGCGGCGGGGGCGGTTCGGCGTCGCCGTCGTCAACCGCGCCGACGCGATCGGAGCAGCCGGAGTCCTCGGCCACGCCGGAGGCGGAGCCGACGGAGAAGAAGCCGGAGACCAAGCCGGCGGAGAAGCCGAAGGCCGAGGCGTCCGCCTCGAAGACCCCGACCGAGGAGCCGACGCCGGAGGGCCCCGAGGTGCTGATGGCCGTGGGCGACGAGAGCGAGCAGGTACGGGAGCTCCAGGCCCGGCTGCGCGCGGAGGGCGTCTTCGGCCAGAGCCCCACCGCGTACTACGGGCCGATCACCGCCGACGCCGTCTCGGCGTTCCAGGAGGACCGCGGCCTGCCGCGCACCGGAGAGACGGACGTCGTCACGTGGGAACGGCTGCTGGCCCGTACGGACGAGCCGACGCACGACGAGCTGTACCCGCCGACGTCGCAGGCCATGGAGAAGCCCGATCCGCGCTGCACCGAGGGGCGGGTGCTGTGCGTGAGCAAGCGCAGCGACTCCCTGCGGTGGATGAAGGACGGCGAGGTGCTGGCGGCGATGGACGTGCGCTTCGGGTCGCAGTACACGCCGACCCGCGAGGGCGTGTTCGAGGTCTTTCTCAAGAGCCGGCACCACGTCTCGACCCTCTACGACACCCCCATGCCGTACGCGATGTTCTTCAGCGGGGGCCAGGCCGTGCACTACTCCGCGGACTTCGCCGCCACCGGCTACGCCGGCGCGTCGCACGGCTGCGTGAACGTCCGGGACGAGGCGAAGATCGCGAAGCTCTTCGGTGAGGTCCGCGTCGGCGACAAGGTGGTCGTCTACGGCTGA